The following coding sequences lie in one Miscanthus floridulus cultivar M001 chromosome 9, ASM1932011v1, whole genome shotgun sequence genomic window:
- the LOC136482536 gene encoding uncharacterized protein, giving the protein MAAEMVGSAVAQEAVNEVLSRIKEGYAEKSDAKEHIERMEMAHIKLEAALEASNNWNITSPPLLRWRRKLKRATQECNRTLRRCRQRLQEEEEVKQGLQSSSFPKRVAHTAMSFVSSMFSSGSDDKLRGSTAVRRFEQFADGASEFLRYVELGGTPCRYMFSVPLIRHLLAGKGTKDCFVRGGQHLSLTLQPFSLPNHGMGADLVFLLEDGNMPENNFLLALSLQLSESTDIVGVVVRCLQLFKPYLSFTAETVKTKLTQMPLQDLCWVFDAYSVYGCDEQQNSPHTMCSKWFRPNPFCCQQLEHLHAQSSSSKSLTCDIYMAPVSQVYLLGHVALSVGNNRQSAVINGESQTSPTRDFPYLKLGAHFSPHASFEDLSPTVGGSVSEIINDEAKHCAMYANISFEQLGEITMPKAVDYLSRNLEATSYQMSWKSKHGSAYLRVKKTPWRATTRKDKVGKRCKQRQEKKVPAQGWTGANSEFIISSWVAYWPAQLQGSIVDNWIQKQKRSTLPLLKTNSCVHDCPIMLFWQDYSYWARKLKMSSTLNP; this is encoded by the coding sequence ATGGCAGCAGAGATGGTCGGTTCTGCGGTGGCCCAGGAGGCTGTTAATGAAGTCTTATCAAGAATCAAAGAGGGTTATGCCGAGAAGTCAGATgcaaaggagcacatagagaggatGGAGATGGCGCACATCAAGCTGGAAGCCGCCCTTGAGGCATCCAACAATTGGAACATCACTAGCCCGCCACTACTGCGCTGGAGGAGGAAGCTCAAGCGTGCCACACAGGAGTGCAACCGCACTTTGCGCCGGTGCAGGCAGCGAttgcaagaagaggaagaagtgaaACAAGGGCTACAGAGCTCCTCCTTTCCTAAGAGGGTCGCTCATACTGCCATGTCATTTGTTTCGTCAATGTTTAGCAGCGGTAGCGACGACAAGCTAAGAGGATCCACTGCCGTCCGGCGATTTGAGCAGTTTGCTGATGGTGCCAGCGAGTTCTTGAGGTACGTGGAGCTTGGTGGCACACCATGCAGATACATGTTCTCTGTGCCTCTTATACGCCATCTTCTCGCTGGCAAAGGAACAAAGGATTGCTTTGTTCGTGGGGGCCAACATCTCTCACTTACTCTACAGCCCTTTAGTCTACCCAACCATGGGATGGGGGCGGACTTGGTATTCTTACTTGAAGATGGCAATATGCCAGAGAATAATTTCCTTCTTGCCCTCAGCTTACAGCTCTCTGAGAGTACTGACATAGTTGGGGTTGTAGTCAGATGCCTGCAGCTGTTCAAACCGTACTTGAGCTTCACAGCCGAGACTGTAAAGACAAAGCTGACCCAGATGCCATTGCAAGACTTGTGTTGGGTGTTTGATGCTTATTCAGTTTATGGCTGTGATGAACAACAGAACAGTCCTCACACCATGTGTTCTAAATGGTTTCGACCAAACCCATTTTGCTGTCAACAACTAGAACATCTCCATGCCCAGAGCTCCTCTTCAAAATCATTGACATGTGATATATACATGGCACCAGTTAGCCAAGTTTATTTGCTAGGACATGTTGCACTGTCAGTTGGGAACAATAGGCAGAGCGCAGTCATCAATGGCGAAAGCCAAACAAGCCCCACGAGAGACTTTCCATATCTGAAACTTGGAGCACACTTCTCGCCTCATGCCTCTTTTGAAGATTTGTCACCTACTGTTGGGGGTTCAGTGTCAGAGATAATCAACGATGAAGCCAAACATTGTGCCATGTATGCAAACATTTCCTTTGAACAGCTGGGCGAGATCACGATGCCAAAAGCAGTAGATTACCTTAGTAGGAATCTGGAAGCTACCTCATATCAGATGTCGTGGAAGTCCAAGCATGGAAGCGCATACCTTCGGGTCAAGAAGACCCCATGGAGAGCAACTACTAGGAAGGACAAAGTTGGAAAACGCTGTAAGCAACGGCAGGAGAAGAAGGTTCCAGCTCAGGGATGGACAGGTGCTAACAGTGAGTTCATTATTAGCTCGTGGGTTGCATACTGGCCTGCCCAGTTGCAGGGCTCGATCGTTGACAATTGGATTCAGAAACAAAAGCGATCCACACTACCGTTATTGAAAACTAATTCTTGCGTCCATGATTGTCCAATAATGTTGTTTTGGCAAGATTACAGTTATTGGGCAAGGAAGCTCAAGATGTCCAGCACGTTAAACCCCTGA